A window of the Campylobacter ureolyticus ACS-301-V-Sch3b genome harbors these coding sequences:
- a CDS encoding ATP-binding protein produces MIDEATKQAYAEYEKNGGSFRKLGALLKMNQAYVSMAFNGWGDYDLSSESKAVAEKKIVDFFNSKRLDISNQYDEICKNDKILPFTNTIIIMASVIKAIKQRALLKIIGKSGTGKTTAINALIKKLPQAILVTAYAGMSKKELLESIAEKIGAEPKRLGTAHLMSAIKDTLKGSDRVIIIDEANFISTISLEQIRHIQDETNSPIILVGTENLQKQILKSHEQVITRIRNTHKPLMSFNENEVMMLFEENGKKIDEKTALKIWKRCKNLREVKYALDDLVEIYKGNISKIDEVLPRNI; encoded by the coding sequence ATGATAGATGAAGCAACAAAACAAGCTTACGCGGAGTATGAGAAAAATGGTGGAAGTTTTAGAAAGTTAGGAGCACTTCTTAAAATGAACCAAGCCTATGTTTCAATGGCGTTTAATGGCTGGGGGGATTATGATTTAAGTAGTGAGAGTAAGGCTGTGGCTGAGAAAAAAATAGTAGATTTCTTTAACTCAAAAAGGCTTGATATATCAAACCAGTATGATGAAATTTGTAAAAATGATAAGATTTTACCATTTACAAATACGATCATAATAATGGCAAGTGTTATTAAAGCTATAAAGCAAAGAGCTTTATTAAAAATTATAGGAAAAAGTGGCACAGGAAAAACAACAGCTATAAATGCTTTAATTAAAAAGCTTCCTCAAGCTATTTTAGTAACTGCTTATGCTGGAATGAGTAAAAAAGAGCTCCTTGAAAGCATAGCAGAAAAAATCGGTGCAGAGCCTAAAAGACTAGGCACAGCCCATCTAATGAGTGCGATAAAAGACACCCTAAAAGGAAGTGATAGAGTGATAATCATAGATGAGGCAAACTTTATAAGCACCATAAGTTTAGAACAAATTCGCCATATCCAAGATGAGACAAACTCTCCAATTATCCTAGTAGGAACTGAGAATTTACAAAAGCAAATTTTAAAAAGCCACGAGCAAGTTATAACCAGGATAAGAAACACTCATAAGCCACTTATGAGCTTTAATGAAAATGAAGTGATGATGCTTTTTGAAGAAAATGGCAAAAAAATAGATGAAAAAACGGCTTTAAAGATATGGAAAAGGTGCAAAAATCTAAGAGAGGTTAAATACGCCCTTGATGATTTAGTTGAAATTTATAAAGGCAATATTTCAAAAATAGATGAAGTTTTACCAAGAAATATTTAA
- a CDS encoding DUF3164 family protein, whose amino-acid sequence MAKLDEKGFWQNKEGNFIHKDMIAIDKQLEDEVVEKLIVKAKEVQNALKEFKEFAYKECYDFIDLLRQNYGMDKLENSKTGSVCLRSFNGTKEVQIQIAKQISFDSKLILAKEKIDEYLDEKTENADAEIRTLITRAFDVKNGKVDAKMVLSLKQYPISNPKWIEAMKMIDEAVEIVGTKSYIRFREREDERIDGALKMIVLDIAGV is encoded by the coding sequence ATGGCAAAGTTAGATGAAAAAGGCTTTTGGCAAAACAAAGAGGGAAATTTTATCCATAAAGACATGATCGCTATAGATAAACAGCTTGAAGATGAAGTTGTAGAAAAGCTTATAGTAAAAGCAAAAGAGGTTCAAAATGCTTTAAAGGAGTTTAAGGAGTTTGCTTATAAGGAGTGTTATGACTTTATAGACTTACTAAGACAAAACTACGGTATGGATAAACTAGAAAACTCTAAAACTGGGAGTGTATGTTTAAGAAGCTTTAACGGGACTAAAGAGGTGCAAATTCAAATAGCTAAGCAAATCAGTTTTGATAGTAAATTAATACTGGCAAAAGAAAAAATAGATGAGTATTTGGATGAAAAAACTGAAAATGCTGATGCTGAGATACGCACTCTTATAACTCGTGCTTTTGATGTAAAAAACGGCAAAGTTGATGCAAAAATGGTATTAAGCTTAAAGCAATATCCCATTAGTAATCCAAAGTGGATTGAGGCCATGAAGATGATAGATGAAGCTGTTGAGATAGTAGGAACAAAAAGTTATATAAGATTTAGAGAAAGAGAAGATGAAAGGATAGATGGAGCTTTAAAAATGATAGTTTTAGATATTGCAGGAGTGTAA
- a CDS encoding phage protein GemA/Gp16 family protein — protein sequence MTEKQRILRKNLLARIHTNSKYKELVRVDAWESWLDVRFGVSSSALLSIDELNKTLDMLINDEFKECEPDILGRNLVKNSKIINNLTKNKTKKITQKQYIYIKHLANRLNFSDEKLMVFVARQIKVLIRLDSQLKRISLNDARRIITGLEKMCKFYKK from the coding sequence ATGACTGAGAAACAGCGTATTTTAAGAAAAAATTTACTAGCTAGAATCCACACAAATAGCAAATATAAAGAACTTGTTAGAGTTGATGCGTGGGAAAGTTGGTTAGACGTTAGATTTGGTGTAAGTAGTTCGGCTCTTTTATCTATAGATGAGCTTAATAAAACCTTGGATATGTTAATAAATGATGAGTTTAAGGAGTGTGAGCCTGATATTTTAGGTAGAAATTTAGTAAAAAACTCTAAAATTATAAATAATTTGACTAAGAACAAAACTAAAAAAATAACTCAAAAACAATATATCTACATAAAGCACCTTGCAAACAGGCTTAATTTTAGTGATGAAAAATTAATGGTCTTTGTGGCAAGACAGATCAAAGTTTTAATAAGACTTGATAGCCAACTTAAAAGAATAAGCTTAAATGATGCAAGGCGTATCATCACAGGCTTAGAAAAAATGTGTAAATTTTATAAGAAATAA
- a CDS encoding DUF1828 domain-containing protein: MIDINSFINKYIQYIHANFEIEEIDKKTYEITTPFLDSSNDYIVIYALINGDKIKLSDDSDTLNSLALKGMQFNTEKRQQELEIILNGFGIQRENNELFVEASVSNFASKQHNILQALISVNDMFVLANNKISSFFFDDVARFLDSIDARYISSVSLEGKSHLNHKFDFIISKSKKAKKDL; this comes from the coding sequence TTGATAGATATAAACTCTTTTATAAATAAATACATACAATACATTCACGCTAATTTTGAAATTGAGGAAATAGATAAAAAAACCTATGAGATAACTACACCTTTTTTGGATAGTAGTAATGATTATATAGTTATATATGCCCTTATAAATGGTGACAAAATAAAACTTAGCGATGATAGCGATACTTTAAATAGTCTAGCTTTAAAAGGTATGCAGTTTAATACAGAAAAAAGGCAACAAGAACTTGAAATAATTCTTAATGGTTTTGGAATACAAAGAGAAAATAATGAGCTTTTTGTTGAGGCTAGTGTGTCAAATTTTGCTTCTAAACAACATAATATTTTACAAGCATTAATAAGTGTAAATGATATGTTTGTTTTAGCAAATAATAAAATTTCAAGCTTTTTCTTTGATGATGTAGCAAGATTTTTAGATAGTATAGATGCAAGATATATTTCATCTGTTAGTTTAGAGGGCAAGAGTCATTTAAATCATAAATTTGATTTTATAATCTCTAAATCAAAAAAAGCAAAGAAAGACTTATAA
- a CDS encoding DUF1829 domain-containing protein, which translates to MKLLNNPKKDNLKSSLFSFLDLQDDRVKNSESIIILNDSNITVPDDITQATNQYGIKPILWSQKENYKNLLSV; encoded by the coding sequence ATAAAACTTCTTAATAACCCTAAAAAAGACAATTTAAAGTCTTCTTTGTTTTCATTTTTAGACTTACAAGATGATAGAGTTAAAAATAGTGAAAGTATAATTATTTTAAATGATAGTAATATTACAGTACCAGATGATATCACACAAGCAACAAATCAATATGGCATTAAGCCTATTTTGTGGTCTCAAAAAGAAAACTATAAAAATCTTTTATCGGTTTAG
- a CDS encoding Mu transposase C-terminal domain-containing protein, translated as MYFVETITASLIFKCNKNTLRQSVKRNSPKYPFIKVDANTRSRGGKRLLFKVGALKIKEAISKNIISTDIKIWDEKLNLVSVDEILGGDYFKSDDGFVNSCDDDASNCHSMHNVSNTSSSDDLVNNIDVVRERVVGSCCDDLVSVTSNGVGYDCVNENRGDLINSKIKECVSNKFSHLKTLNENQKLEVIAYSKKYSVKKAKKFFGISDKNIYRWLKEFENGGIKEIKDRRGKRIKADLILIKQAILSIGNAHKSSWWMEYVRRFCLTNNLEFNAFNLEADISKSTFYRHANSLIKKDADIRNFLRGGLDGLTDMNLSVKRDYLMENEEWQIDATSFDFMCLNEKGEPQRYEAIGIVDAKSKKRVYELADSPNSYANVRLLKKAFIKMGRPGYIKGDNGKDYVGTHFQGVLARLGVSYIAAAPFKGYQKGVIEKSHGVMQNFFEGLPGFIGHNAGARIKKENEALEKSKRLSGVKTNIKNLLTKDEMQSMIDSWCDKKYGFSKNVDRAWFDERLFGKAYQRVLSASGISINSITYQSLELYKHLKIGDSVEVIEDIDDASKVYVYHKGEFICEIVHSEVKNMTAEEVKKAKKEYQKTHITPTKNYIKSLRDEKDAYYKEVAKQNLDEKMKAKNSVIKKESAAKKVEVEDNSDGEIYLPDINEVLKEFVG; from the coding sequence ATGTATTTTGTAGAAACTATAACAGCGTCACTTATTTTTAAATGCAATAAAAATACTTTGCGACAAAGTGTAAAAAGAAATTCCCCCAAATATCCATTTATAAAAGTAGATGCCAATACAAGAAGTCGCGGTGGTAAACGCCTACTTTTCAAGGTAGGTGCTTTAAAAATCAAAGAAGCCATTAGCAAAAACATCATTAGCACAGATATAAAAATATGGGATGAAAAGCTAAATTTAGTAAGTGTAGATGAAATTTTGGGTGGTGATTACTTTAAAAGTGATGATGGCTTTGTGAATAGTTGCGATGATGATGCGTCAAATTGTCATAGTATGCACAATGTAAGCAATACTTCAAGTTCTGATGATTTGGTAAATAATATCGATGTAGTGCGTGAGAGAGTGGTTGGAAGTTGCTGTGATGATTTAGTGAGTGTCACTAGTAATGGGGTTGGATATGATTGCGTAAATGAAAATCGTGGTGATTTAATAAATAGTAAAATTAAGGAGTGTGTCAGCAACAAATTCTCCCACCTAAAAACCTTAAATGAAAATCAAAAATTAGAAGTTATTGCTTATTCGAAAAAATACTCTGTAAAAAAGGCAAAAAAGTTTTTTGGCATAAGTGATAAAAACATATATAGATGGTTAAAAGAGTTTGAAAATGGCGGTATAAAAGAGATCAAAGATAGGCGTGGTAAAAGGATAAAAGCAGATCTTATCCTAATAAAACAAGCTATTTTAAGCATAGGAAATGCTCATAAAAGTAGCTGGTGGATGGAGTATGTCCGCCGCTTTTGTCTTACAAACAACTTAGAGTTTAACGCTTTCAACCTAGAAGCTGACATTTCTAAAAGCACATTTTACCGCCATGCAAACAGCCTAATTAAAAAAGATGCTGATATAAGAAATTTCCTAAGGGGTGGACTTGATGGGCTAACTGATATGAATTTAAGTGTAAAAAGAGATTATCTAATGGAAAATGAAGAGTGGCAAATAGATGCTACAAGCTTTGATTTTATGTGCTTAAATGAAAAGGGTGAGCCTCAAAGATATGAAGCCATTGGCATAGTTGATGCAAAAAGTAAAAAAAGAGTTTATGAGTTAGCAGACTCACCAAATTCATACGCAAATGTGCGTCTTTTAAAGAAAGCTTTTATAAAAATGGGTCGTCCAGGTTACATTAAGGGCGATAACGGAAAGGACTATGTAGGGACGCATTTTCAAGGGGTTTTAGCAAGGCTTGGGGTATCTTACATTGCAGCAGCCCCATTTAAAGGCTATCAAAAAGGTGTGATTGAAAAAAGTCATGGAGTAATGCAAAATTTCTTTGAAGGTTTGCCTGGATTTATAGGACACAATGCAGGAGCTAGGATAAAAAAAGAAAACGAAGCTTTGGAAAAAAGCAAAAGATTAAGTGGGGTTAAAACAAATATTAAAAATTTACTAACCAAAGATGAAATGCAAAGCATGATAGATAGCTGGTGCGATAAGAAATATGGCTTTAGTAAAAATGTAGATAGGGCGTGGTTTGATGAAAGGCTTTTTGGCAAGGCTTATCAAAGAGTGCTTAGTGCTAGTGGCATAAGTATAAACAGTATCACTTATCAAAGCCTTGAGCTTTATAAACACCTGAAAATCGGTGACAGTGTGGAAGTGATAGAAGACATTGATGATGCATCAAAAGTCTATGTTTATCATAAAGGTGAGTTTATATGTGAGATAGTCCATAGCGAAGTTAAAAACATGACCGCCGAAGAGGTTAAAAAAGCTAAAAAAGAGTATCAAAAAACTCATATAACTCCTACAAAGAACTATATCAAGTCTTTAAGAGATGAAAAAGATGCTTACTATAAAGAAGTTGCTAAACAAAACTTAGATGAGAAAATGAAAGCTAAAAATAGTGTGATTAAGAAAGAAAGTGCGGCGAAAAAAGTAGAGGTTGAAGATAACAGTGACGGGGAAATTTATCTGCCTGATATAAATGAAGTTTTAAAAGAATTTGTGGGATAA